The Solenopsis invicta isolate M01_SB chromosome 1, UNIL_Sinv_3.0, whole genome shotgun sequence DNA segment cttcttattaaaaaaacattattagagaaagaaaaaaacagtttttcttacttatttcagaaaatattcattttacgaaaaaatgtgtcaaacaaaaaataaagcccATAATAAGCCCTATAAAAAAGGtcgtatacatattttacctggtttcaatactttagtcgttatagtagaaaaactgttttaaaataattttattttacttttagtagttttgcgtgaaaagtagatgcttgggcgggggagAGGCTCCGTCCCCCCTCCCGCCCCATATTTTTTTAACCCAACCTaaccctattttagttgtaatttgacCAAGGATATTTAATTGACTTTGCGACAGTACAcgcagaaaatttttctcgaataatGTACAATgctcataataaaatttactagaTTTGCATCGCACCGGTAGGATATACGCGTATTCAACCGGAAATTAATATATGACAATAGAAAAGTAATAGTTTGGTTAGATACATCTTGTAACctaaaggtaaataaatttgccatactaacaaggaaatatgaagaaagtaaaaaagtCCCATACTAATATGTGTATATTCGACGTTGTAGCTTGAATTGCGCGTTGTTTCTTAAGacagtataagaaaaaaaaaataatctagaGTGGTACCTACTGTGAGCTGTATAGAAATATTCGTTGTGTATCTGGCAATAATCTATGTTCTTCAGAGAAATGCGATAGTAACCGCGGACACGCTGACTGCGCACGATCATTAATCTCCTGTATGTGAAGTGTGAAGTGAGGAGCGCAATGTATAACGATACCAGCGATAAGTACGAGGTAAGAAAAGTCTCATCCAATATTTGTTGCGTTCGGAATTGCAAATCTTAGATGCGAGCTAGCAGAGAGAGCTTGAATCACGTAATCCTCAACCAATCAAACCGAGATGTGAATTGCCGAACGATTTTCGAGGTTAAAAGCACTTTCGACGCCTCGGATTTGCATTGCCGAAcgctgtataattaaaattatttttaagaagatTATATGTTACAAGAATTCACATAGCACTAACTTCCAAACGCTCTTGGAATGTCCTTATGACGTAAACGTTCTTTGGAGGTTAGTGCTGTGTAAGAATATCGCGTTGCACTTACACTTGGCGCGAGCGACTACCGTgtatcttaatatatattttttctactatttatgtatagttttttgttattttgaaataagtaaaatacatataatttttatttatagctaCCAGAAGTAGTCAATTTAGATACTGCATCTTGTAGTAATGCACAAGGCTTTATTTTTCCATCGAAGCTTTCATCTTCATACCTTTGCAATGATAGTCAACTCCAACGACCCCAACCCACAACATGCATACTATTAGAGGATGCAAGTATCTCAAGTAGTGATAGTAGTGAGTTGACcgaaaaaaatgtacaagttAGTAATGAGAACAGTGAATCGGTACgtatatttacacacacacacacacacgcacgcacgcacgcacgcacgcacgcacgcacgcacgcacacacacacacattaatatatatgtacacacagaaaaatatccaTCGTGcagtaaagaaaaacaaagaacaTGAttcatatatttgttttaagtaaTAGTCTTGTTCAacgaagaatattttcttaatttcaacatacattcaaatatatataacattagcTATACATGTTTAGAACAATACCTTGATATACGTAGtagactttattttaaataaatgtgataCTTATGATGACCATATTATGTACTTGCGAATTTTTTCGTATATCACAAAAGCTGTTGttgtattcaaattaataaacaattctaaaactattgcttaaaacaaataaacaaacCAAGTAATTTGTTTTTCTTGGCTATACAAtggatatttttctgtatatatgcACAATTactatataatgttatattgtaataatattaatttatattaattacagaaTTTGAAAAGGTACTTGCAAGAAACCAGCGaaggtaaaattatattatctgcatactataataacaataaaacccTTAATTCTGTACTGCGTTCTCGATTAGTACGACTCATTATCAAAGGAGAGAAAGAcagaatattatcaaaaatctcAGTAGCAGACAAATTAACTAATTTTGTGTTAGtttcttatattaatacttcttatacaataatattatatgatatatatatatatatacatatatatatacagggtgtttcagaccacccgtacaccccttttctcttcgcaggattaggaccaatcaaaaatatgtttagacgaaagttgtagggtttcaaaagatctattcaatgatcttatcagtttgaccttggatggcgtcgccaaggtcagattgaaatcacattaagttttttaaatggaacaccctatttttgattccagaatctaatagctggtgtcaagacctttccaaaacactacaagaaagtttattttcgttgactgctttccgagttgtgcggcttgaaaattacactaccgccagcatcagcattactcaagatgtaccatgtggtggttacttagtcggatttaatcttgtgtgtgggtgtgtgcatacgtgcatgcgtatgtgtatgggggaggaaaaggggagtcaaagttttatgtactctgcttttgtttattaactggattgattatgtttgatgatcaatcatgtccagattgactgtatgcattttcccgtgcttagcattatccagaatgaacgacgtggacgtgacgagaatttcatcccattggggtgcttgattcacgtgagtccccttgcctctcacgtttggggtgcttgattcacgtgagtccccttgcctctcacgttcgggaatgaatgagtgtatgttttgttaagcgactaaatattcaaagtgagcaccattctctgcgatgcaagcatcaactctattttgaaaatcattggttgctcgaagaatttcctcggcacgtaaggatcgaattgcttcacttattctacgaatcatattatccctcgtagtcggacgttcatgatagaccaagttttttatccttccccagaaataataatcaaggacggtgagatctggtgatcggggtggacaattgattggaccgtatttgcctatccacttgtcggggaatatagtatttaatgccgcacgagcaactctcgatgtatgagacggacatgcatcttgttggaactacatgttcaggcgcaattgcagaggaatattttctagtaagacaggaagatctgtcattattaaggcggaatatctatcaccgtttagattttcgtcaagaaaacaggacctatgatttgacttccaataattccacaccaaacattaactttccaaatggtttgatgatctacttctctcaaccagtgaggattattttgtgcccaataacgagagttccaagtattaacagatccatcacttttaagtgtacattcgtcagaaaataaaattttcaagtggaaatcaagtggttgctgtcttataaagttgcaaaatacaagtctctgtctaatatcgttataattcaacgcttgatgaacagacattctgtaagggtgaaatttgttatttgttatagaatgcgccaaacactgattttactaacaccagaatcttgttctcgtcgtcttaaagaatcataagggttcaattctgtcgatgcaagaatttccactgttctttcatccataatcggacgatgaatttgtgtacctttgttatgttgaggctgaacgacacctttaattttgattcgtttagccaaacgtgaaaaaacatttcgcgagtgaggagtccgatcaggataacattcccgccacaatcttttcgctgcaatgaatgtacctcgacactcacctaaaattagcagcatatcatatgcttcttcattggaataggacatggctaaataaacctaaactaataaagagggtcggatttttgttgcgcgattgatactgatatgacggttattgaagacgtaggtgacaagtttgagagagttattgtcactcgtgttgagttgagtcacaatagcgttgtggtgaatacatctctactacatcctatgcaaataacaatatgtataaaatcacgagttagacatcgttacgcagaaagccgcgctcgttattgctcgtgtgctaccgttaaagtaataatgtaattacataatattatgacatacatatgtatgtgactatctacggtcgcgacagctaactttcacgatttttcatgatctgtttttgttggcccggctcgcgtgtttactttctttgtgtcggctgcacggctttctgcgtaacgcgtgattttatattgttatttacatggtgttggcggtagtgtaactttcaagccgcacaactcggaaagtagtcaacgaaaataaactttcttgtagtgttttggaaaggtcttgacaccagctattagattctggaatcaaaaatagggtgttccatttaaaaaacttaatgtgatttcgatctgaccttggcgacgccatccaaggtcaaactgataagatcattgaatagatcttttgaaaccctacaactttcgtctgaacatatttttgattggtcctaatcctgcgaagagaaaaggggtgtacgggtggtctgaaacaccctgtatatatatatatatatatatatatatatgtatgtatgtatgtatgtatatatgtgttaaatatattttgtttcttcaaaacaaaatttcCCTAAgctatttcacaattatttttttacttgcagTATAACAACTTCTCGGTTTCAAAAATTAGCAGGAgacattgttaaaatatttaaaggagAGTCTTGTTACACATATTATACGCCGTTTACATGTAAGAATGGTGTTCGTATACAGGCAAGTGGTAAGCTCTGggaacattataattatataaaaggagatttaaaaaaacaagGAATACTCCTTCAGCGATCAATTTCCAAATCCATACAAGAGACATATGCACAGACTGAAATAGATGGTACTATcctaatattaatatgacattGACCATTTTACACGTgactgtatataatttttatactacaGAAGACAAACTGCAATGGTTATTCCACCACACAGAACCGTGGGAGCAAGTGTGTGAATATTGGAATAATACATATAGGACTAGGAACAAGTTATTAATGCAAGACAAACTAAATgtacttgaatattttaataagtttcctTGTCTTCAATTAAGCAAAGGACAACATCTGGTAAGAGTTAAAACAGGGTTATGGCCGAGTTACCCATTTTCGTCCAGTTTTGCGACGGTTATAaccacttttttaatttttcctcaTTTTGTAGCATCTAGACTTCTCTCGGAGACATACGCGTGATATGAGGGATGTTACAAATTGCATGTCAATGTCGCCACGCATACTGTTCAGTGTTAGAAATGTATTATTgtcatcattattatcaatattattaataataaaacatttctaacAGTGAGCAGCACACGTGGCGACATGCGCCAAATTGACATGCAATTTGTGACTTTAACATCCCTCATATCACGCGTATGTCTCCGAGAGGAGTCTAGATGCTACAAAATGAGGAGAAATGAAAGGAATGGGGATGATCGTCGCTGAAATGGACAAAAATGAGCAACTCGGCCATAGGCCTACGTTAAAGTATCGATATAGAGCAAAACGTTatctataaaactatttttgttatataattctgtaaaattatttttttgcgattatattattataattaacttcatTTTGAGACACGTATATTTGTTACTtgactctctttctttctatctGTTACatttgcacgcacgcacgcacgcacatacatacgCGCTAATAAccttattacaaaatttctagCTCGTAGAAGACTTTAACAGACAGTATCCCGAAAAAGAATCGATATTTCCTAAAAGgtggaatattattaaaaaagttattattgacCAACTACAGCAATTGAATAAACGCCTCAGTGTTTCAGATACAGCTCTTATATCTATTTTACCAGCAATATCTTCTGGTATAGACATTTTAccattgcattaaaattgtattattaaaatgttcgtGTTTAATTAGTGgattagttataaatttttctttttttaatagataaacaAGATgcggtaattttttatttacttccgATTCTTATCGAATCTCGTAGAGCAGGAGGttataaaaggaaaagaaatacgAACTGTGAGCAGGATAGTGAAAACAGCATCAGAAAGTTAACGTTACAAGAATGTAGAGATGCGTTTATGTTACATGTGcaggtatttaaataaaaaaataaaatatatataaatattaaatcttttatgaGTATGAATAGTATTTTAGTTCGAATTACTACTTTATATAGACTGTTGCTGATTTGGATCGTGCTTTATATGATTTGAAGAGAAGACTGCAAAGAAACAAAGATACTTTTCAACCGACACCTCTTATAGTTGGACCTTTAGTAAACATCGAATCATCATTCGTGATTGTAAATGACCAAAAGTTTAAGGTGGATTCATGTTTGCAAGCTATTGAATTAACTTTCAAGATATTCTTTGCTGTTGATTGCAAGTATCCAACATATGCAGAAACGTTTtggatatttttacaaaaatctggTTTCGATATTCACTTACAAGAGAAATGTAACAACTCATTAAACGTTTTGTTAGGTCGCGTTAACGCAGAAATGGAGCGTTTAGTTGCGAcataatttttccgaacataAATATCATTTCATGTGCAATCGTTAATAAGATGTTTCGGTGCTATATTTGTAGTACATTTTTATGTTTCGATAATAAGTCGCTTCTAAATCATTACAAAGAATTCcatcctttattaaaaatatatagatgtaaCGATAATAATTGCAGCAGATCTTTTGCtatatttgattcttttaagAAACagatataacaaacatttatcagagactaatattacatataataaccAAACTATAAAACAATATGATCAAAACGCGGATTTTATAGATGCAATAGATAAAGTCTTAACAGTGGGAACAAATCAACGTATACAACATTATGaagataaaaaatgtgaaaatgtaGAGTATATAATAGATCCCATACAAATTAAGTCTGATTCTGATATTGAAACTGATTTAGAAGACGATTTATTTTTCGACATTCCACAAAACGATGGCCACACTAGTGAAGCGACAAACGTAAAATTTGAGgaacataaagaaattattaatttcacaagTAAATTATACACTTATTTAGACGTACCTCGTGTTAGGGTAAATGATATTGTGAGAAGTACAGGAAATCTCATCgacaattatttacttttactagaaaaacatttattaaattaacttgaaacttttaatttaagtttagatTCAATATCTGCTATTAAAGAAGTATTCGCAGATTTTAGTGATCCTTTCACGGATTGTAAAAGCGAATGGCGttctttaaattgttaaaatgctATGATACATTTATACTTCCTGAACAATATTTAAtcggagaaagagaagaattccGAGAAAAGAATGgcgtaaatattattcaaagtatttCAGTGTATGCACAGTTTATTCCTCTTcgcaaagtttttcaaaaaatatttgaaatcccAAATCTTTTTGACGAAACATTAAGATATTACCAATCGCTGAGatcaaataacaatattatagaaaattttgttcAGGGATCTCTTTGGGAAGAGATAAGTTCGCATTTCATAGGAAAGATTGTTTatcctatttttttattttttgatgattATGAGAATAATAATGTGTTAGGCTCTCATAAAGGCTTATCTAAGTGTGGCGCAGTTTATGTAACTATACCATGTTTATCTCCTTACATGCAATCAAAGTTAGAGAATATCTTTCTGTTCCTTTTATTTAACTCACTTGATCGACAAATGTTTGGCAATAGAAGTGTTTTTCAAAAAGCAATTGACGAGTTGCATTACCTACAAACAGAAGGTATAACAATTAAACATAAAGATGGAAACAAGCaagtatattttgttttgtcTTTAGTTGTGGGAGACAATTTGGGTGTTCATTCTATTTTTGGTTTCGTGGAAAGTTTCAATGCTACATTTTTTTGTCGATTCTGtctaattaatagaaaatgtatttgTGATTTCTTAGATGAACGTATGTGCATTCTCCGTAATGTAGATAATTATACTTCACTTTTGGCATTAAAGGATGTGAGTAAATCTGGTATAGTTAGTCAGTGTGTGTTCAATGATTTAGATTATTTTcacgttacaaaaaatttaggTGTAGATGTTATGCATGACATTTTAGAAGGTGTATGCAGATACGATTTGGcgttatttctaaattattttattgctaagAAATACTTAACTTTAATAGATGTTAATACTAGAATAAGATCATTTCGATACAGTCacaaacataatattaataaacctGTGGAAATCACAGAACAAAACTTAAGAAATAAAGCAATCATAATGAGTTCTGCCGAAATGTTGTTATTAGTAaggcatttttgtttaattatcggCTCTTTTATTCCACAGGAAGACGAATGTTGGCAGCTTGTTATTCTTTTAAAGCAAATAATCGACATTACAACTAGTTCAAGAGTTCATTGTGAAACGTATCATTTATTAGacactattattaatgaatatttaactttattaaataaccAATTCCCAGGCAAGATAAAACCGAAACATcactttttaattcattatgcTCGAATAATGAAGCTTGTCGGTGTATTATGGAAAACTAATTGTATGCGATACGAAGGTAAAcataaagaaggaaaaaaaacatCCCAAGCTACAAATAGTCGAGCAAATATTTCAAGAACAATAGCTATAAAACACCAACTGCTTTTAAACTACAggttgcaatataatatttcatcctGCCATTTGTTAACTCTTGGACCAGTTGCCCAAAAGAATGTACGCGAAATAccttttgttaataattgtattacacCTTTTCAAGtagaatttaacatattaattgcTAAGTGGATATGttacaacaataatattattaacaaaagagCCATTATCGTTATATTCAACGAAGAAGgagtagatttttattttgtgcacactattattattaataaagaacaaaatgactttgttattttaactaaaagaaTGTTACAGTGCTATTTAGATGAACATGTACAATCCTACAAAATTTATGATGATACTTGTTTTGAGTGGGTTTATTTAACtaagaagaatttatttaattctgttgTAACACATTGCGTTAGGCTTAGTAAAAgcgaaatttatattgttaaaaaatggttttaaagaaataccaaataaatgaaattatcattgaaaagtgtgtatttatatttatatatatatatatatatataagtatttatatacactactcaaaagaaaatagggaacactttccagacaccaaaaattaggctattttcaaatgactgtaactcggtgaaaaatcatcgtagataaaaaataaaaaaagcattttgaagcttgaaaatccaactttaacgctctatcagcagattttcaaaattcttttaacttccttgtcttatgcagtaaaaaagcacaccctgttttgttccttaaaatttcgtatttttgacactttgcagctcgaccaacaaatttttttcgaacaattcaagtaaagcttcataaactacaacattttgcctacaaaatgctttttttaaaatttctctacgattttttttgaccgagttacgctactttgaagctaaacctgcattttttacaaatgatatccgtactccgtgaaaaatcatcatagacaaaaaatcaaaaaaccattttaaagctcgaagttccagctttaacatgctgttaatggttttcaaaaattttctcaatttcttagtactatgccccaaaaaagatacactgttttttccttaaaataacgtatttttaacagcctgtagctcaataaaaaaatttttctcgacaaatccaatgcaagtgccataaagtatgacattttctctacaaaatgctttttttaaagttttctctacgattttttttgaccgagttacaagactttgaagatatacattttttacagtacatttttccgaaaaatgacgtctaccgccgacattagcattacccaatgtgcaccacgtggaggttgtcggtcggatttttgcacatcgtgtgtgtgtgtgtgagtgtgtgtgtgtgtgtgtgtgtgtgtgtgtgtgtgtgtgtgtgtgtgtatgtatgtatcacagcagagataaggaccccgcagttcgtcacttctgcagtatttaatgactccaaaccctctctgctgtgtgtgtatgcgctcgcgcgcatgagagttcaatagtgtgtatttcctcctctctgatcaattactgcttgcaagcgttctcgcatatttatacatcttgcaatacgatcttgcggaatgttgtgccaaatttccgttaaaatttctcccaattcttctaaatttcgcggctgttcctcgcgacgccttaatcgtcgttccatttcatcccaaatgtgctcgattggatttaagtccgggctattggcgggatgatttaacagtctaattgcgtgtcgttgaaaaaaacgtcgcgttatattcgccgtatgaggtcgagcgttgtcctgcataaaaataaagttccgacaggttcgatttaatagcaaaacgtgtggtcgtagaatatcgttgatataacgaacacccgtcattgccggaggtggcaggatcactagatcacttcgtcttgtaagtgatatacacccccacaccatcacggaaccgccgttgtaggatcgtattggcataacgcaacgtcgatcatagcgttcatttcgtcgacgccaagtacgtatacgagcatcattgccataaaggcaaaaacgtgattcgtcggagaaatatacatttctccattccctagcggtccaatttatgtgatcgcgcgcaaattgataacgtacttggcgatgtacgagtgtgagtcttggtacttgtgcacgaacacgagaacgaagaccggcttctctcaaacggttgcgaattgtttgttcgcacacatggcgcaaatgaatgtcattacgaatgtttcttgcggtaattattcgtctttctaatgcataacgaacaatggcttgatcttgtctatttgtcgttaatcgagaacgaccactaccttcacgtctcgtgtaatttcccgtgtcttgatatcgaaaccaagctctactcactacggacacagatgcaccaatatcttgcgccacataacgcatactaaaaccttgttgcaaaagcgcaattatgcgtgcaacttctacggccgataaatgtctacgcggcattttgaaaattccgtgtcgcttatcacactgcgagaatcgccggcgtactaaacaaaattttattgtattgagcatgcaatgtttacatatggtcatctttgtctaaaaagagattttttttagactaagacgactatatgtttacagttcacaggattggagaaatgtatatttctccgacgaatcacgtttttgcctttatggcaatgatgctcgtatacgtacttggcgtcgacgaaatgaacgctatgatcgacgttgcgttatgccaatacgatcctacaacggcggttccgtgatggtgtgggggtgtatatcacttacaagacgaagtgatctagtgatcctgccacctccggcaatgacgggtgttcgttatatcaacgatattctacgac contains these protein-coding regions:
- the LOC113003214 gene encoding uncharacterized protein LOC113003214 isoform X1, producing MYNDTSDKYELPEVVNLDTASCSNAQGFIFPSKLSSSYLCNDSQLQRPQPTTCILLEDASISSSDSSELTEKNVQVSNENSESNLKRYLQETSEGKIILSAYYNNNKTLNSVLRSRLVRLIIKGEKDRILSKISVADKLTNFVITTSRFQKLAGDIVKIFKGESCYTYYTPFTCKNGVRIQASGKLWEHYNYIKGDLKKQGILLQRSISKSIQETYAQTEIDEDKLQWLFHHTEPWEQVCEYWNNTYRTRNKLLMQDKLNVLEYFNKFPCLQLSKGQHLLVEDFNRQYPEKESIFPKRWNIIKKVIIDQLQQLNKRLSVSDTALISILPAISSDKQDAVIFYLLPILIESRRAGGYKRKRNTNCEQDSENSIRKLTLQECRDAFMLHVQTVADLDRALYDLKRRLQRNKDTFQPTPLIVGPLVNIESSFVIVNDQKFKVDSCLQAIELTFKIFFAVDCKYPTYAETFWIFLQKSGFDIHLQEKCNNSLNVLLGRVNAEMERLVAT
- the LOC113003214 gene encoding uncharacterized protein LOC113003214 isoform X3 produces the protein MYNDTSDKYELPEVVNLDTASCSNAQGFIFPSKLSSSYLCNDSQLQRPQPTTCILLEDASISSSDSSELTEKNVQVSNENSESNLKRYLQETSEVRLIIKGEKDRILSKISVADKLTNFVITTSRFQKLAGDIVKIFKGESCYTYYTPFTCKNGVRIQASGKLWEHYNYIKGDLKKQGILLQRSISKSIQETYAQTEIDEDKLQWLFHHTEPWEQVCEYWNNTYRTRNKLLMQDKLNVLEYFNKFPCLQLSKGQHLLVEDFNRQYPEKESIFPKRWNIIKKVIIDQLQQLNKRLSVSDTALISILPAISSDKQDAVIFYLLPILIESRRAGGYKRKRNTNCEQDSENSIRKLTLQECRDAFMLHVQTVADLDRALYDLKRRLQRNKDTFQPTPLIVGPLVNIESSFVIVNDQKFKVDSCLQAIELTFKIFFAVDCKYPTYAETFWIFLQKSGFDIHLQEKCNNSLNVLLGRVNAEMERLVAT
- the LOC113003214 gene encoding uncharacterized protein LOC113003214 isoform X4; protein product: MYNDTSDKYELPEVVNLDTASCSNAQGFIFPSKLSSSYLCNDSQLQRPQPTTCILLEDASISSSDSSELTEKNVQNLKRYLQETSEVRLIIKGEKDRILSKISVADKLTNFVITTSRFQKLAGDIVKIFKGESCYTYYTPFTCKNGVRIQASGKLWEHYNYIKGDLKKQGILLQRSISKSIQETYAQTEIDEDKLQWLFHHTEPWEQVCEYWNNTYRTRNKLLMQDKLNVLEYFNKFPCLQLSKGQHLLVEDFNRQYPEKESIFPKRWNIIKKVIIDQLQQLNKRLSVSDTALISILPAISSDKQDAVIFYLLPILIESRRAGGYKRKRNTNCEQDSENSIRKLTLQECRDAFMLHVQTVADLDRALYDLKRRLQRNKDTFQPTPLIVGPLVNIESSFVIVNDQKFKVDSCLQAIELTFKIFFAVDCKYPTYAETFWIFLQKSGFDIHLQEKCNNSLNVLLGRVNAEMERLVAT
- the LOC113003214 gene encoding uncharacterized protein LOC113003214 isoform X2, with the protein product MYNDTSDKYELPEVVNLDTASCSNAQGFIFPSKLSSSYLCNDSQLQRPQPTTCILLEDASISSSDSSELTEKNVQNLKRYLQETSEGKIILSAYYNNNKTLNSVLRSRLVRLIIKGEKDRILSKISVADKLTNFVITTSRFQKLAGDIVKIFKGESCYTYYTPFTCKNGVRIQASGKLWEHYNYIKGDLKKQGILLQRSISKSIQETYAQTEIDEDKLQWLFHHTEPWEQVCEYWNNTYRTRNKLLMQDKLNVLEYFNKFPCLQLSKGQHLLVEDFNRQYPEKESIFPKRWNIIKKVIIDQLQQLNKRLSVSDTALISILPAISSDKQDAVIFYLLPILIESRRAGGYKRKRNTNCEQDSENSIRKLTLQECRDAFMLHVQTVADLDRALYDLKRRLQRNKDTFQPTPLIVGPLVNIESSFVIVNDQKFKVDSCLQAIELTFKIFFAVDCKYPTYAETFWIFLQKSGFDIHLQEKCNNSLNVLLGRVNAEMERLVAT
- the LOC113003214 gene encoding uncharacterized protein LOC113003214 isoform X6, translated to MYNDTSDKYENLKRYLQETSEVRLIIKGEKDRILSKISVADKLTNFVITTSRFQKLAGDIVKIFKGESCYTYYTPFTCKNGVRIQASGKLWEHYNYIKGDLKKQGILLQRSISKSIQETYAQTEIDEDKLQWLFHHTEPWEQVCEYWNNTYRTRNKLLMQDKLNVLEYFNKFPCLQLSKGQHLLVEDFNRQYPEKESIFPKRWNIIKKVIIDQLQQLNKRLSVSDTALISILPAISSDKQDAVIFYLLPILIESRRAGGYKRKRNTNCEQDSENSIRKLTLQECRDAFMLHVQTVADLDRALYDLKRRLQRNKDTFQPTPLIVGPLVNIESSFVIVNDQKFKVDSCLQAIELTFKIFFAVDCKYPTYAETFWIFLQKSGFDIHLQEKCNNSLNVLLGRVNAEMERLVAT
- the LOC113003214 gene encoding uncharacterized protein LOC113003214 isoform X5 encodes the protein MYNDTSDKYENLKRYLQETSEGKIILSAYYNNNKTLNSVLRSRLVRLIIKGEKDRILSKISVADKLTNFVITTSRFQKLAGDIVKIFKGESCYTYYTPFTCKNGVRIQASGKLWEHYNYIKGDLKKQGILLQRSISKSIQETYAQTEIDEDKLQWLFHHTEPWEQVCEYWNNTYRTRNKLLMQDKLNVLEYFNKFPCLQLSKGQHLLVEDFNRQYPEKESIFPKRWNIIKKVIIDQLQQLNKRLSVSDTALISILPAISSDKQDAVIFYLLPILIESRRAGGYKRKRNTNCEQDSENSIRKLTLQECRDAFMLHVQTVADLDRALYDLKRRLQRNKDTFQPTPLIVGPLVNIESSFVIVNDQKFKVDSCLQAIELTFKIFFAVDCKYPTYAETFWIFLQKSGFDIHLQEKCNNSLNVLLGRVNAEMERLVAT